Proteins from a genomic interval of Bacillota bacterium:
- a CDS encoding BMP family ABC transporter substrate-binding protein has translation MNLKRVLTLVVIAALVAGVALGGCAKQEPPKPAAPEKPAQPAQPAPPPPPAPKKLKVGLVFDVGGRGDKSFNDMAYAGLDKGAKDFADKIEIKYLEPSGGGENREQLLRLLAEDKYDLIFGVGFLFTDHIAKVAKEYPNVKFGLIDGFVPDLKPESNVACLLFKEQEASFLVGAAAALKTKTSKIGFVGGMKIPLIERFEMGYMAGAKYVNKKIEIKGAYIGTTGDAFKDPVKGKELANAQFNWGADIVYHASGASGIGVIEAAAAKQKMAIGVDADQTLTAKPEQQKFILTSMLKRVDVAVYNTIQALVEKKFQGGYTVFGLAEDGVGYAVNDVNRDMLKDIQPKLEEIKKKVVSGEIKVPFDKKTYDEFVRSLK, from the coding sequence GTGAACCTCAAGAGAGTCCTGACGCTGGTTGTGATCGCCGCGCTCGTCGCTGGAGTCGCGCTCGGCGGTTGCGCCAAGCAGGAGCCGCCGAAGCCGGCAGCGCCGGAGAAGCCCGCACAGCCCGCGCAGCCGGCCCCGCCGCCGCCACCCGCGCCGAAGAAGCTCAAGGTTGGCCTCGTGTTCGATGTGGGCGGTCGCGGTGACAAGTCGTTCAACGACATGGCGTACGCCGGGCTCGACAAGGGCGCCAAGGACTTCGCCGACAAGATAGAGATCAAGTACCTCGAGCCCTCCGGCGGCGGCGAGAACAGGGAGCAGCTGCTGAGGCTTCTCGCCGAAGACAAGTACGACCTCATCTTCGGTGTCGGGTTCCTGTTCACCGACCACATCGCCAAGGTAGCCAAGGAATACCCCAACGTGAAATTCGGCCTGATCGACGGGTTCGTGCCCGACCTGAAGCCAGAGTCCAACGTGGCCTGCCTCCTCTTCAAGGAGCAGGAGGCGTCGTTCCTGGTTGGAGCGGCCGCGGCGCTCAAAACGAAGACCAGCAAGATAGGCTTCGTCGGCGGCATGAAGATCCCATTGATTGAGCGGTTCGAGATGGGGTACATGGCCGGCGCCAAGTACGTCAACAAGAAGATCGAAATCAAGGGCGCGTACATCGGGACGACGGGCGACGCGTTCAAGGATCCAGTCAAGGGCAAGGAGCTTGCGAACGCCCAGTTCAACTGGGGCGCCGACATCGTTTACCACGCGTCCGGCGCATCGGGCATCGGCGTAATCGAGGCTGCCGCCGCCAAGCAGAAGATGGCGATCGGCGTCGACGCCGACCAGACCCTCACCGCGAAACCCGAGCAGCAGAAGTTCATCCTTACGAGCATGCTGAAGAGGGTTGACGTGGCCGTGTATAATACCATACAGGCCCTCGTTGAGAAGAAATTCCAGGGCGGCTACACGGTGTTCGGCCTCGCCGAGGACGGCGTCGGATACGCGGTCAACGACGTCAACAGGGACATGCTCAAGGACATCCAGCCGAAGCTCGAGGAGATCAAGAAGAAGGTCGTTTCGGGCGAGATCAAGGTTCCGTTCGACAAGAAAACCTACGACGAGTTCGTAAGGAGTCTGAAATAA